The Acidobacteriota bacterium nucleotide sequence TCCGCCAGCACAGCGCGCGCTTTGCGGCAGTAGCCGCACCAGTCGGTGGTGAAGAGCACCGGCTTTTTGTTGCGCAGGCCGGCGGCGGCGCGGCGGAGGGCGTCGGCGTCGGCTCGCGGTAGGTCGCCATCGCGCAGGACGAGGACCGATTTACGCCGCTCGGCTGGCGCTCCTTCGGTTGCGCTCTCTTGCGGTTTCTCGGCGGGGGACTTCGCCGCCTCGGTGGCCTGGCGGCTGGCGTCGAGGTCGATCTCACTCAGGCGCATGGAGGAGAGGGCGCCCTGGGCGTTGGTGAAGACCACCAGCCGGCCCTTTTCTTTCCAGGGGCCTTGGGTTTCGAGTCGCGAGCCGTCCTTCATCACCAGCCAGTCCGCCAGGATCGTCGGGGTGGTCAGTACGGCGGCCAGGATGGTCAGGCACGCCAACGTCGCGCGGTTCCGCATGTCGTTTCCTCCCAGGATCAAAATCTCGTTGTGGATTCTAGCCGAGCGGAGGGAAGGCCGGGGTCACGCCTCCGGATCGAGCACCAGCACCGGGCTCGCTTCGGTGCCTTCCACCCGCTTGGGCGGTCGGTCGTCGGCGAACAGGTAGGTCACCCGGTAGTGGAAGGGCGGCACGTCCTGAACGTCCGGTACCCAGGTGCGGGTCTCCGGCTGGTCGGCCTCGATGGCGAGGGTGGTCTGGGCACCCTCGCCGGTCGGCTGCAGGGTGACGAAGACGCTCGCCAGCTCGCCGGCGGCAAAGGGCGCAGCGAGCAGGTCGGTGATGATCTGAACCGGGGTTCCGGTCTCCGTCGGCTCTTGGGGGTCGGTGTCCACCGGTTCCGTATCGACCGGATCGGTGTCCACCGGCTCGGGTTCGACGGTGCGGACGAAGAGTTTCCAGGTGGCGCCGGCAGACTGGAGTTCCTGGACGCGCCGGGCAGCCGTTTCGAGGTCGAGGCCCTCTTCCCGGTCGCTACCGGTTTCCAGGTCAAAGACCGAGTGCGGTCCGGGAATCGCCGGCCGCAGATGCACCGTCGAGGAGCTCTTTGGGTTCACCCCCTGGCGCTGCGGCAGACTGATCTCGCCGTCCGCCGTGACGCAGTCGTATTCCAGGAACAGGTCCGGCAGCTCGCCGGCCAGCTCTTTCAGGGTGAGGGGAATGAACCAATCCTTCGGTAGCTCGGCGGCGGACAGCTCGATCTCTTCCCGCGGCGCACCGGCATCGGCCTCGAACAGCCGCACCCGGAGCGTTTGCAGTTGCTCGTCGCCGACGACAGGCACCCGGTTGAGGGGCAGCACGAACTCTGCCTGGGTGATGGAGGGATCTTCGTGCACCCGGTCCAGCCACTGCTGTGGGGTGCCGCCCTGCACGGTGATCTTGCCCACCTGCGGCACCGTCTCGTCCCACACGGCGATGCGCTGGGGAGCGAGCGGAATCGGCAGATGGTCGTCGCCATCGTGGTGGTCCCGTGCCGCCAGGGTGAGCGGTTGCGAGACCTGCACTTCCTCGGCGTCGAAGATCATGCCGGCGATGGTGCCGCTGTCGAGCAGTCCGGCGTGGATCGACTCCACCCGCACCGGATGCTCCAATCGGTTCGCGATCTCCAGGTAGACCCGCGGCGGACGGTCTTCCGGTGGGTCGTCTTCCTCGTGGCACCACACGTAGACCCCCGGCGCGGCGGAGTCTCCGGGCGCCTCCGCCATCACCCGGCATACGCTGGCAACGGCATCGAGGGAGAGATCCACCGGCACCGACTCCTGCACGTCACCGGAGACCGTGGCCGTGCCCCGCAGGCCTTTGTGCATCAACTCGATGAAGATCGAGTATTCCGTCGCCCCCATGTCGAATTCCATCAGCACGCGGTCGTCGATGTCCGTTTCGAGGGCCCGGAAGACAATCGAGGCCGGCAGAGTTTGCTGACCGTCGACGGAGCGGGTGGCGAAGGTGGGCAGAAATTCGGTGGTCAGGCCGCTGGCCGGCACCAACCGCACGAAGGGCAGCTTGCCGAGGAGCACCGTATCGCGCAGGTGAGTGGCGAGGGCGGCGCGGTCTTCATCGGCGATGTCCGGCACCGCGACCAGAGTCACCTTGACGCGGCGCCGGTCGTCGTCCAGGTAGTACTCCGGGCGCATCGGCGGCCGGCCGGAGGCGCCATCGCGGTCGGCGTGGTATCCGAGGCGAAAGACGGTGGGCAGATAGTGGAAGGTGTCCGGCCGGTCCGTGTCCCGGAAGTGGAGGGTGGCGCCGGACGGTCCGGTGAGATGCCCCCAGCCGTTGTTGGCGGCGCGCAGCAGATCCGGAAAGGCCGAGGGATGGTTCTGCGGACGCTTCACCTCCTGGGAGATCACGCCCTGCACGGTGCCGGGCTTCTCGGTCTGGGTAGGAGGCGGCTTCTTCGCCGAATGACGCCCGCGCTCGCGCAGCAGCGTCTCCAGAGTGCGGCGGTCGATTCGGTGGGTCAACTGCGGCTGCTCGATCATCCGGATCTGAGGGTTCGCCCTCAGCTGGGGGTGAGGGCGCCGCGCCACGACCCGCGCAGGAGTACCGGGGCGGTCGCGGCGGCGCGGCCTCGGCACTCGTCCCCCCTGCGGCGGCGGCACCACCGGTCGCCGAACCTGAACGCGGTAGGAGTGGTTGTAGGAGAGCTGTACGGTGATGCCTGCCGATCCGCTCAAGGCGGCCACGATCTCGCCGTAGAGATTGAGTCCTGCGGCCCGGGCCGCGTCGTCCCAGTCCGGCTTGACGAAGGGCAATACCAGCGACACCACGCCCCGGCGGGTGTCCATCGTCGCCTGCATCACGACGGACTTGGTTCCTCGGTCCGTCGCGAAGAAGACCTTCGCCTTGGGCGTACCGCCCTGGAAGGGCAGGAGCTGCACGCTCGATGCCACCCGGCGCTTCAGCTCGATCTGCAAACCGGTCTTGCGGCACAGCACGTCGCTCTCGCCGGGCACCGGATTGAGCCAGCCTTCGAGGGTTGTCCACTTCTTGCCGTCAGTGGCCTTGACGAGCGCCTTCTTGTTGCTGAGCTTCCTCGCCTCGGTGCTCGAAAAGAGCGGCGAGACCACCATCAGGTGCATCTTCTGAACGACGATCGGCTGCCGGTGGACGATTCGGGTGGGGGCGGCCGTCCGGGTGATCATTCTCTCGGTGGGCATGGCGTTTCCTATCCTTGGGCGGCGCGGTCAAGCACCAGGATTTGATCCGTCTGACCGGCGAGTTCGACGTTGGAACTCTGCGCGCGGTCATAGGCGATGTAGCGAATGCGGGCGTCGTAGGCCGGCTCCAGGTCCGGGTCGAGGGTGACCCGCCAGGACTGCGGCGCGGCGTTGGCTTTGGAGAAGGTGAAGCTGTCGCTCTCGTCGCCGTGGGTGAGGGTCACCACGGCGAGCTGTACGTCGCCCTCGAAGTCGAGCAGGTCCGGCAGCACCTGGACGTCCAGGAAGGCGACGGAACCGTCGTCGGCGCCGCCGATCCAGACGGTGCCGGGCACCGCCTCGCCACCGCCCAGGTCCTCCGACGAGCCGTCGGCAAAGAGCTTGCGGGCCTCCCAGCGGGCGGTTTCCGGACCGCCTTCGAGCACCGGAACGGCGATCTCCGCGACTTCCGCCAGGGAGCCGAGGTGGAAGGTCTGGCGCACCTTGTACTGGTGCTGCGGATCCTCGTAGAGGAGGTCGCCGGCGATGCCGCTGACCCCCTCGAAGGAGCCCTGTGGCCGCAGAATGTAGGTCAAACGCTGGCGGAAGGGGCTGGGGATTTCGAGGGTGCGGTCGCGGGTGGCGGCCCACGGCACCACCAGCTCCGTGGAACCGGTGCGGTAGGTGGCCTGCACTTCGTATTCGGGTCCCTGGAGATCGTCTCCCACCAACTCACCGGTGTGCTGGAACCAGGTGGCGCGCTCGCCGCCGGGGGTGAGTTCCAGGGTTTTGGTGAACTGCTTGCCGGAGGGGGTGCGATGGCGCAGGTCCAACCGGGCGGATTCCACCACGTCGCTTGTGGCGGTCAGCGCCAATTCCACCCGCAGGGCTTCCATCGCCTGCGGGGTGATGAGGAGCTTCTGGTCGGTGGTTTCCCGCCATTCGCTTTCCGTGTCCGGCCCGTCGAGGTAGCGCACCTTGGTCTTGTAGCGGTAGGAGCGGATGTGGCTGCCGTCGGCCCGCCGGGCGGTGTCCGTCCGCCAGTGGGCGGCGTCCTCCTCGCTCTTGAGCACGACGTCCTTGTTGCGCCGCACCCAGGGTCGCGCCGGGTTCTTCTCGTCGCGCTGTTCGTACTCCAGGAACACCTGGATGGAGGCGATGCCGTCGCGCTCGAAGTTCACCCCGGAGGTGGAAACGGCGACCTGCATCAGACTGAAGAAGCCGTCCGTCAGGCGCAGTTCCCGAAAGGACGAGGCGACGGCGTCGGGATCGTCCAGCAGCAGGTGGATGGGACCGTTGGGATAGACCTTGCGGTCGATGGTCTGGCGCGAATCGAGTTGCAGATCGAACACCATGCCCGGATCGTCGGCGGAGACTTCTAGCAGGTCGAAGCTGCCGGATTCGTCGTCCTCGTCGTCGGCGCCGGGTTGGGCGTCGCCGAACATCGCCGGGATCACCCGCTCGGTCAACACCTCCGTGGCGAGGGTGAAGAGCGACTGCTGCACGGAAGAGTCGCCACCACCGCTCTCGTCCGTGTCGATCTCCACCCGGATCTCCTGCTCGAGGATCGCCTGGCGGATGGACTCGCGCAGGCGGCGGGTGCGGATCATCGCCCTCACCGGATGCTGGCTACGCGCCATCAGGGTGGCGATAACCGCCGGATTGAGGGCGCCCTGGTGAGCCATGCGCACCCAGCGGGCGCGCGGCCGGCGCACCAGCTTGTAGGGCCGGGCCTGGCTCCACACCCGGCGCTCGATCACCGAGCGCTCGGCGTGGATCTTCATGGTGGCGGAGACCCGCGCCTTGTAGGTGAGGTCGTAGGAGACGACGATCGGGATTTGCTGGTCGCGGTCCTCGAAGGCGCTCCAAAAGATCTCCGTGCCGGTGTCGTCCAGTTCCAAGGTCATGGAGGCCCCGAGGTCGCCGGCCAGGTCCGGCCGCACCGTCTCGGTGGCGTGGCGCACCAGCCCCGTGTCGCTCACCTGGAAGGTGGCCAGCGACACTTCGCCGTCGCTCCACAGGGGGGAGGCGAGGATCGGCTCGGTGTTGGTGATCTTGTGGCCAAAGGGCTTCTCGCCGGCCGCCTTCTCCTGCTCGAGACGGGTACGCAGGCCCTCGATCACCCGCTCTCGGCGCTCTTCGTCGAGATGCAGGACGGAGCGGAACATGACGAAACCGCCGCCCGCCTCTTCATCGTCGGTCAGGGAGTCGACCTCTTTGAGGTACTTGATAAACAGAAACTCCGCATTGCCCTCGTCGTCGGCGGGGATCACCGGCTGGTCCGGCAGCGGGTAGAACTTGCGGGGGTCTTCGTCGTCGCGAAAGATCTGGAGGCCTTCCAGCTCAACCGGGTCCATGACGCTCAACATGAGAAATCTCCTAAAGGCTGGCTACGATGGGAATGGTGAGGATCTGGTCGCCGGTCGTGGTCCAGGGGCCGGTTTCCCGGTCACCGGAGGTGCGGTGCACGATGACGCGGTATTCGTAGGTTCGAAGCTGAGGATCGGCGAGGGCGATCTGCCAGCGATGGCGATCGGCGCGGGCCCGGAAGACGGCCTGATCGAGTTCCCGAACGCGGTTCGGTACATCGACGTAGGCGAGCTCCACCTCGATCAGGAGGATGCCGGCGGCGGTCAGCTCCGGACCCACCGGCACGACGTCCACCACCAGCCGGTCGCTCGCCACCCGGCCGACCACCACCAGAGAGGCGTCGCTGGTGGTCCAGTCGTCCTCCTCGACCGCCCCACTCGACCAGGTGCGCGCCACCCGGTAGCGAAAGCTGCGGTCGGCGGGATCCGGCAGGTCGAGGGCTACCGGCACCAGCTCACCGGGACCCGAGAAGGTGAACGTTCCGGCAGGCGCCGTTTCGGACTTCTGGACCGCCACCACCACCTGGTCGAGATCCGTCCAGTCGTCGTCCGACAGGAGCTGCACGGTCATACGGCCCGGAAAGGCCGGCGGCAGGCGGAGGATCCGGGTGTCGGCGATCAGCGGATCCTGGGTGACCTGGCGCCCCTCGGCGGTCAGGTAGGCCGGGAGCACCTCCAGCTGGTCGCCTTCCTCGAAGTCGTGAAACCACACCGTCTCCGCGGCGTGATCCCCGGTCAGCACCACCTCGCGATCGTCCCGGATCTCCTCGCCCCGCCGGTGATTCACCTTCACCCGGCACATCAGAACCCGCTCATCGGCGGGCGCTTCGAGGCGCAGCTCGCGCAGGCCGAGGAGGCGACCGAAGTCGAGGGACAGGGCGCGGCTGTCGCCGGTCACCACCGGTAGCTGCACCGCCTCGCCCTGGTGGATCGGTGCCTCGTCGGCGAAGCGAACCTCCGGCAGCAACGACCAGGTGCCGTCCGCTGAAGCGTCGGCCCAGCTCTCGAACTGGACGGTGCGGTTTGCGGCAGCGAGCTGGCCGCTGTCGTCGTGGGTGCCGAAGGAGAAGTGCAGCACCGCCTCTTCCAGATGCAGCTCCGATAGCGGCCGGGTGCTCTCGACCTCGAGGCGAAAGCGCCGGAAGAAGGGATGATCCGCCGTCTCGGCATCGGAAAGGTGCTCCTCCACCGGCGAGTCGCCCAGCAGATCCGCCAGGTGGGCTTCGGCGGTCAACGTCCGGGAGACGACCGCCCGGCGATTGAAATCGATGACCCCTTGGGCCCGCTCGATCTGGGTGCGGGCCTTGACGGCATAGGAGAAACCTGCCCCCAGCAGCTCGCCCACTCCGCCCAGGGAGGCTCTCGCCGGCTCGCGGGACATCGGCATCACCGGCTCGCAGAAGCGCTCCACCATCTCGCGTTGAATCCAGGCCAGGATGACCGAGGGATCGGTGAGCAGATGCTCGCCGGAGAGGCCGCGCACCACCTCGATCGCGATCGCGCCCTCTTCCTCCAGATCCTCGCGGATGCGCTGGATGTCCTCCACCGCCAGCAGCACGCCGCGGCGCTCGTGGCTCGAGAAGTGGTCATACACCCGTTCCCAGTCCACCCGAGCCACCGCTTCGAGGGCGGGCCACAGACCCTCGATGCCGAATCGGTAGATCACTCCCACCGGCGCCCCGCCGCTCACCATGGCGGCCTCCATCAGGGCGACGCCGGCCGGGTCCAGATCCACCGCGAAACGCGAGCGATGGGGGGCGTCGACCCCGGCGGCGACCCAGCCGTAGCCGCGCCGCACCAGACCGGAGAGGCCGCCGTCGTCGTCCGTCTCGCGGCCGAGAAACAGCAACTCCGCCGACGCCGATACGGGGGTGACGGCCACCAGCTCTACACCGTCGTCGGACAGCTCGTCGGCCAGTTCTTCCCGGCAGGCCTCCAGCCGCTCCGCCGGGTACCCCGCCTCCAGGCCCAGGTGGAGATGGCCGCCGGTGACCTCACCCTCGCGCAGGAAGCGGAGCAGGCCGAGATCCGGCTTCTCCACCACCACGCCGTCGCCATCGGCCGGCGCGAATTCCTTCCGGGCTACCCGCGGTTTGGCAGGCAGCACGTGGAAGCGCGTCGGTTGCTCGGAATCGACAGCGAGGTCGACCCCGGCAACGGTGCGAAGGGGGGCGTTGAGATCGATCACCGGGCGACTCCAGGCGGATCAGCCGCCGGGCGCAGGGGTGGGACCGGGCTCGGGATCCGCCGGGCTGGGCGTCGGGTCCGCGGGAGTCGGCCCGGGTTCCGGATCGGGTTCCGGCTCCGGCTCCGGCAGCACCAGCGGCTTGATGACGATCGCCTCGGCTTCTTGGAGCACCGGGTCCATCCGCCGCACCTCGCCGGTGGTGGACATATAGGTGACCGTGTAGGTGTACTGCTTCGGTCCACCGTCGGCGCCGCTCACCCGCCATACCTCGGGATCCTTGTTGTCGGCGCTGAAGACGAAACTGTCGGTCTCGGCGACGTCGTTGGCCGGATCCTCGTAGGCCAGGTCCACCTGCACTACCTTGGCCTCGTCCGGATAGGTCAGGAGCATCGGGTAGAGGTTCACCTCCAGGGTGTACTTTTCGCCCACCGCGATGAAGCCCGGTTGCCCCGGCAGCCATTCGTCCGGGGTTTCCGGGAAGTTCTTGATCACCCCGTCGCGGTAGATGATGGCGTAGCGGTATTCGTAGTCCCGCAACTCGCGATTGCGCAGCGGAACCTGCCAGGTGAGCTGCTGCTGGTCCGCCGTGAACAGGAGCTGCCCTTCCTCCGTGTAGGCGTTGGCCTCGTCCTGGTAGCGCAGCGACACGGCCACCTGGGCGATGGAGTCAACCTCCTGGCCGAACTGGCCGCTGCACACCACCGCGACATCGAGCATGTCCGGAATCGGCGCGTCCACCCGCACTCGGCTGGAGTTGGAGGGGGTCCAGTTGCCTTCCAGGATGTCGCCGTCGGCGGTGCGCCAGTCGACCTTGTACTCCCAGGTGTTGTCCCACTCCTCGTGGATCACTTCGGTCCACACGGAGCCTTCGTTGTCCTGGTCGAAGAGGAAACTCTGCTCCACGGTCTCGCCCAAGGCGTCCGAGTGATACCGGCAACTGACCTTGGCCTGCGGGAACTTTTCGAGATCCACCAGGCCTAGGCCGAGATCCACTTCGAGCATTCCGAGCTGGCCGACATCGATGACCAAGAAGTCGTCGCGGACGTCGCTCTGGTCGAAGGTGTAGCTCTTGTCGGAGTCTTCGTAGTGCACCGTCGCGGACCAGTCGTAGGTCACGTCCCGCAGCCGGTTGGCGAAGGTGAGGAAAGTTTGGATCTGCGCACCGTCGGTGAAGTTGAAGGACTTGTCGATCTCTTCGAAACCACCGCCGCCCACCCGCTGGCGCCGGTAGTGGACCGTCACCGTGACCGAATGGACCGGCAAGTTGGTGAAATCCGCATTCACCCGGATCGGTACCTTGAGGAAGGTGAAGAAGTCCGTTCTTAGATCGACGAAGGCCACCATCTCGTCGAGGTCACCGCGCTGGAAGACGTTCTCCAGATTGGCCGAGGGGGTGTAGCCCTGAACCAGCACCATCTTGCGATCCACCTGGAAGTTGAAGTTGCTCGAATAGTCCTGCTTGAACGACTCCAACCACTGGCGGTCCAGCTCCTCCGGCGGCGGTGAGGCTTCGAGCGCCTTGTCCAATTCCCGGGCGAGCATGTCGAGGCCGAACTTCTCGAGGGCCAGGATGGTCTCCTCCTCCACCTCCGAGCTGCCGGGAGTGACCTCCACGCCGGCGTCTTTGCTGCGCTCCAGCTCCTCCACCACGCTGGTCACCTTGTCGATCCGGCCACGGCTCCGGCTCAAGGAGAGATAGCCGCCCCATTCGTCGACCTTTTCGTGATGTAGGGTTTGGGTCAGTTCGTAGGACGACTCCATATCGCACCACACGCGCATGGTCACACCCATCAGGCGGTGTTCGAACTCGAGGTCGTACTGGACGTTGATCGGTAGCGTGCGGAGCTGGTCGAGTTGCGACATCAGCGCGGCGCCGGCCTGGGTGAGCTTGACCATCACCGCCTTGCGGTTGCCGCCGACACCGGCCACCTTGCCGGCGCCCACCACGCTTTCGACGAACTCGCGATCCTCACCGGTGTCGTCGCCCTGCTCGCCGGCCACCGCCACCGCCACCGTGCCTTCGAGGAAGGGCACGTAGGTGAGGTCGATCTCTATATCGCCAGCGGCCCCCAGGGCATCGCCCAAGGCCATCGACTTCACCCGGCTCTTGATCTGCTGGAAGGTCTGCTGCGGCACTCCGAGGTCCACGGTGAATGTGAGGATGCCGCCACCGACGTCCTCGGCGGTGTCCTCGACCGTCAGGCGATCTTCGTCGTGCCGATAGACGACCATCGAGAAGATCGGATTGCCGTCCGGATCCAGCGCGATGCGCGGTTCCGGCGGCAGCATGTAAAACTGCCAGCGCCGCCGCTCGTTGCGGCGCAGCGGGCCGGTTTTGTTGGCATCGTCCCGATAGATCGTGTAGGACTGGTTGCCGAGGGCGACGGTCATAGGATTGGTCATCGTCAGCATGATCGAACCTCAGGTGGTTTCGTAAAGGTTTCTCGGCGGCTTCCGATCCTCGTCGGGAGAAAAGGGCTCGGGAAGAAGGCCTTGCACCATGAATGGCGACTCATTCGATTCGTTGTTACAGACCATCACCTGGCGAAGCCCGCCGGACTCCGTGAACTTCGTCGAAGCTTGCCGGCGGGCCCGCCGAGCCGGCGGCCGACCCTTCGAGGTGCTGGTCGGGGCGCCGAATACCGCCCACGGCGTGCGCATGACCTTTGAATCGGGGGTGGATTCCGCAGCGCTGAACGCGGCCTTTGAGCTGCAAGACCACCCCTGGGGACTGCCGACCTGGATCGGCCTGCGCTGGTCCGCCACCGGCGGCCTGCAGGCGAAGCCTTACCACCGGCTCCCTCCGGTGAAAAGCATCGACCTTCCGCCCGTGCCGGCGGGCGCGCCGGTCGGCCTCAAACCGGTGATGGCCGCGCGCTGGAAGGACCGAATCGAGCTCTACGCCCGCTGGCGGCAAGCCGGCCCGTGGTCCGCCTTCGTCGCCCCCTGCGCCGCCTTGATCGATGCCCCGCCGCCCGCCGTGACGCCGCGGCCGCGGCCCGCCGAACTCGGGTTCTGGGTCAGCTTCGGGTGGCGCGGCGGCGACCTCGTGGCGGTCACCGTCGGCGCCGATTCGCGCTGCTGGGGGAACGACGACGCGGTCTCCGAAAGCTGGTCGGGGGGGCTCGCCACACCGGACCTCGAGGCCTACCAACGGCACCTGGCGGCGGTGCGCGCCCTCGGTCCGCGACCCAACGGCGGTTGGCACGGAATGCTGGCCTGGAAGCTCTCGCCCAGCGGCACCGAACAGCGGGTCGTCTCCCTGCGGTTGCCGGCACCGGCGTAACGCCCGGCGCCGGTGGCGCGCCGGAGGAGTCGATATGTTGCTCCTGGACTCTCCCGTCGAGGCCGCCGGCCTCTCTTTCTTCCGCGACCACGCCGACCCCGCCACCTTTCACCTGCTGCCGGGTACGCCCCGCGTCACCGAAGGTCCCGGCGGCGGCATTGAACTGCTGCGCTACCGCGGCACCGCCGACGAGGACGAAGCCCGCGGCGGTTTCCTGCGCTTGGCAGTGGATCTCGAACCGCCAGAGGAGCAGGTCGCCGACGCCCGCGACGAGATCGCCGAGCGGTTCGAAGTTGAACCGAACATCGTGCCGGTGGTGTTCGACCGCGGCGGCGTGCGGTTGGTGATATTGGGAACGGAGAGTCCGGCAGAGGCGGTGGACACGGCGGCGACCGAATCCGGCGAAGGCGACGCCGAGAACGGGTCCACACCGGCAGGGCGGTTCGTCGAACAGGTCCTGGGCAGCGCGGCACCGTCCCTCTTCCACCACCAGCACGCCATCTTCTCGGCCCCCTTGACGGCAGACGGCGCGGTTCTCGCGGAGGCCGCTCTGGACGGCACGGCGACGCCGCTGCTGGTGATCTACGACCTCACCTTTTCCGGGCTGGCCCAGGCCCGCGGCCTGCGCGCCGAAGTGGACTACCGCATGGCCTACGACTACCTGCGCACCCGCCTGGCGGCGGACACCCTGTACCTACGCGCCGATCTCGATCGCGAAGCCGAAGCGCTGGCCCGCGAGGGCCACATCCGCATCGAGGACGTGGACTACACCGGCAGCGACCCGACGGTGCTGGCGGAGCGCGAGGAGGAGATTCGCAAGACCCTGCTGGAGCTGTCGGAGATGCTGTTCTTCCAGCCGGCGGCCGCGCCAGCACAGGCAGAGACCGATTCCGGCGAAGGCCCATCGTCTACCCGGCGCGACTCCATCGCCCGAGGCGCCTTTGTGCTGCGAGCGTTCTCCCAGGAAGACGAACAAACCTTGACCTACGACCTGCGGGAAACCTCCGTGCAGGCCCGGAGGATCGCTCCCCAGGGCGCCGTGTCGCTAGCGAATTCCGCAACCGACTGGCTGCGCGAAGTAGACCTCCTAGATCCGGCCGCAGCGCACCAGGGTTTCGAAGCCTTCAGCCTGCCGGGCGCCGATTGGAGCGGGGTGGACCGAGTGCAACTCGACCTTCGGGTAGGCGACGAAAGGCGCACCCTGGTGCTGTCGCAGGACGAACCCAGGGCGGCCACCGTGCTGCCCGCCGGCGAGGTCGAGGTGAAACGCCGGACCCTCGCCCGGCCGGCATCGGACGACCTCGGTGAACCGCCGGCGGACACGGAGTTCGCCCCGGCGCCGACGCGCGCCCTGTTGGTCGAACCGGAAGTCGCCGCTCAACGGCGCCGCCTACGCATCGCCCTCGGGCCCACCGTGCTCGATCGCGCCGAGCGCTTCGAAGGCCGTCTGTCGGACGGCAGCCGCTCGCTATCCCTCCTGCTCGACGCAGAGCGGCGGGAGGTCGCCGTCGCCGTGTGGGGTCGTACCGCCGTTGATCTCACCGGAACCCTGGCCCTGAAGGACGGCGGTGAGGTTACCGTGGAGGGCCACATCGGTCCGGAGCAGCGTCACCTGCTGATCCAACCGCCGGAGATCCTCGAACGGAGGGTGCGCATCGTTCTGGCGGATCCGCTCGAACGGTTGCGTAGCGCCTTCGTGGAATTGGAGACCCTGGACGGCGGCGAAGCCTCGCGCACCGGCGTCGACCTCACCGCCGAGCAGCCCACGGCCTTCTGGTCGGTCCCCCCGGCGGCGGACTTCGCCCGCGGCTACCGCTACCGCCTGCGCACCACCGCCAGGAACGCCGAGGTGCTGCAGGGCGAGTGGCTGCCGGCGGCCGGCCCCTTGCTGGTGGTGGGCGACACGCATCTCCGGCTGCTCAAGGTGAAGGTCGTCCTGCTGCCCACCGACGGTCTCGCCGGCGCCAACCTCCGCCTCACTTCCCTCGAGCCACCGGACGGCATCTCCCCCACCGTGGAGCACTTCCTGGAAGCCGGCAAAGCACCGGTCGAGATGCGCATTCCGTTCCGCGGTGACGCCCAGGAAACCCGCTACCGGATGGCCGGGGAGCTGTTCTTCACGACCGAGGTGAGGGCCTTGACGGAGCGCGAGCTGACGGATGAAGTGCTCGTGCTTCCAGCCTGATCGCCCTCTCCCAGCCAGCCGACTGGAGCACCTCGCCACAGCGCCCCGCCCTCACACCACCAGTTCGTTGGTCCAGTAGACGAGTCGATCCGGCGCTTCGTCGCACTGGCCGGTCGCCACCAGCCAATCGCCGAGGCGATGGTAGTAATCGTGACTCATCGACAGGTCGTGGGTGAAGCATCCGACCGTGGCGTCGAAGATCGCCGCGCCCAGCTCGTCCTTCGAGTAGGCGCCGGTGGTCCGCCGGTCGTAGATCTCCAGCGCTTCAGCCGGCTGCTGATGGACGAAGTCGATACCCCGCCGAATCAGACGAACCACGTTCTCGAGCAGCGGTCGACGCTCCGCCATCACCTCTTCGCTGGTGATCAGGATGAGCTGGCAAAAATCCGGCACGCCCCAATCCTTCAGCGCGAAGAAGCCGGGATTCGCGCCGCGCCCGCGGGCTTCGATGACCTCGAAGTTGTAGAAGATCAGGGTCGCCACATCGGCCTTGCCTTCGAGCAGCGCGTCGGTGTGAAGAAAACCGTTGTTGACCGGTGTGAAGTCCGCCGGATCGCAAGTTCCGCCGTCCGCCTCGATCATCGTTCTGACAATGGCCGGCCCACCGGGACCCGGAGCGCCGGGATACTGGATGCGCTTGCCGGCCATGTCCCGCGGCCGCTCTACCCCTGAGCCTTCGAGGTACATCACCCCGCCGTTGGTGTGGAGGAAGCGCGCAAAA carries:
- a CDS encoding glutaredoxin domain-containing protein, with translation MRNRATLACLTILAAVLTTPTILADWLVMKDGSRLETQGPWKEKGRLVVFTNAQGALSSMRLSEIDLDASRQATEAAKSPAEKPQESATEGAPAERRKSVLVLRDGDLPRADADALRRAAAGLRNKKPVLFTTDWCGYCRKARAVLADMGLSYDERDIEKDPVAKAEFTRRFGKAGVPILDLDGTVLRGFNEAKMRRAVGQFQKKRAEGDTERVDSDS
- a CDS encoding ABC transporter substrate-binding protein, whose product is MEKLRLGLEWFLNPDHLPLLVAEEKGWFREAGIELELVEPEKHFDAMEEIEAGRMEVAITEPIHLVQDRAKGDKVVGFARFLHTNGGVMYLEGSGVERPRDMAGKRIQYPGAPGPGGPAIVRTMIEADGGTCDPADFTPVNNGFLHTDALLEGKADVATLIFYNFEVIEARGRGANPGFFALKDWGVPDFCQLILITSEEVMAERRPLLENVVRLIRRGIDFVHQQPAEALEIYDRRTTGAYSKDELGAAIFDATVGCFTHDLSMSHDYYHRLGDWLVATGQCDEAPDRLVYWTNELVV